GTCCGGGGTGTTTTCAAGAACACGCCCGGCGATTGCATCGGCTTCGCCGAACCGGCCTTCGCCCGCCATCAGGTAAAATGTGCGCCGAAGAAGGCTCTGGTTGCCTGGTTCATATGCCAGGGCCGCCGCCATGAAGTCGGCCGCCGCGCCAAAATCGCGAATGACAGCGGCGTGCTGACCCGCGAGATAACTTCCAGAGAAGCTGGCATCCGGCGCGCCGGACGCCCCTGCCCGACGCAGGCCGGCCTCTTGATGAGTCTCGTCACAAGCACCCAGAACGAAGACCAAAACAAGAAGTAGCGCGACACACCGCCAACGAAGAGAAGCGTTGCCGCAACCGCGTGAAAACTTCCTGGAAAAGAAGGAAATATGTACCATCACTCGCGATCAAAACCGGAAAGCTGAAAGACCAACCCCCCTATAAAGTAAGGGGTTTTCATACACCCCGCAAGCCGGACCGGGCCGGTTCCCAGGCGCGCCAAAGACCGGGGCAAAGCCCAAAGAGGGCAAAGGTCTGCCTACATATTCGGGTAGTTCGGCCCACCGCCGCCTTCCGGCACCACCCATTGAAGGTTCTGGGTCGGGTCTTTGATATCGCAGGCTTTGCAATGCACGCAGTTCTGAGCGTTGATTTGCAGCCTCGGATTTGCAGCCTCGTCATCGCGGACGATTTCATAAACGCCAGCCGGACAATAACGCTGCTCCGGCGCATCGAAATCCTTAAGGTTCACGTCAATCGCCACGCGTGGATCTTTCAGCACAAGATGGACCGGCTGATTTTCTTCGTGATTTGTATTCGAAAGAAAGACCGATGACATCTTGTCGAAGGTGACGACGCCATCAGGTTTCGGATAGTCAATTGGACGCGCTTCCGTTTTCTTCTTTAGCCGCTCGTGATCTTTATGCCCGTGACGAAACGTCCAGGGCGCGCGACCCCGAAACAGCATCTGATCGATGCCGGTGTAAATGGCGCCGGCCCACAAACCCTTCTGGAAAGAGGGCCGGACGTTGCGCGCCTGATGAAGTTCGTCATACACCCAGGAATTCCGGAACGCCTCGCCATAGGCAACCAGCTCCAGGCCCGCAGCCTCGCCGACACCCAAAGCCTCAAAGGCGGCCTCGGCCGCCAGCATGCCGGATTTCATCGCCGTATGCGTCCCCTTGATTTTCGGCATGTTCAGGGTACCGGCTTCGCACCCGATAAGAACGCCGCCGGGGAACGTGAGTTTCGGAAGCGATTGCAGACCCCCTTCGTTCAGGGCGCGCGCACCATAGGAAATGCGCGTGGCCCCCTCGAAGGTCGGGCGAATTTTTGGATGCGATTTAAAGCGCTGAAATTCCTCGTAGGGACTTAGGTAAGGGTTCGCATAATCAAGCCCGACAACAAAGCCGACCGCGACCTGGCAATTTTCCAGATGGTAGAGGAAGGAACCGCCATAGGTGTCCTGTGTCAAAGGCCAGCCCGCCGTATGAACAACATGGCCCGGA
Above is a window of Rhodospirillaceae bacterium DNA encoding:
- a CDS encoding electron transfer flavoprotein-ubiquinone oxidoreductase, with the protein product MAYDVVIVGAGPAGLAAAIRIRQLCAETGKDFSVCLLEKGSEIGAHILSGAVLDPRALNELFPDWKTQDTPIKTPVTSEKFLFLSEKGGFSFPTFLLPPSLHNHGNYIISLGSLCRWLGSQAEALGVEIYPGFAASEILTHDDGSVKGVATGDMGVGEDGEKLATYQQGIELHARVTFFAEGCRGSLGKDLMARFSLGADAEPQTYGLGIKELWEVAPEKHRPGHVVHTAGWPLTQDTYGGSFLYHLENCQVAVGFVVGLDYANPYLSPYEEFQRFKSHPKIRPTFEGATRISYGARALNEGGLQSLPKLTFPGGVLIGCEAGTLNMPKIKGTHTAMKSGMLAAEAAFEALGVGEAAGLELVAYGEAFRNSWVYDELHQARNVRPSFQKGLWAGAIYTGIDQMLFRGRAPWTFRHGHKDHERLKKKTEARPIDYPKPDGVVTFDKMSSVFLSNTNHEENQPVHLVLKDPRVAIDVNLKDFDAPEQRYCPAGVYEIVRDDEAANPRLQINAQNCVHCKACDIKDPTQNLQWVVPEGGGGPNYPNM